In Quercus lobata isolate SW786 chromosome 12, ValleyOak3.0 Primary Assembly, whole genome shotgun sequence, a genomic segment contains:
- the LOC115970073 gene encoding transcription factor WER-like, with protein sequence MGRNPRCTKDGLNKGAWTALEDKILIDHVKTHGEGKWSNLAKETGLKRCGKSCRLRWMNYLRPDIKRGNISQDEEELIMRLHKLLGNRWSLIAGRLPGRTDNEIKNYWNSYLAKKTQDQIPSPKSRTDQKKPTTIVHHESDALLEGKGVLVSARQHVDDDQIHETKVPIFLTPTVETNMVKNKSSISESSAGSPSTSKEENVSDFILDLSPDDFCKMLDSDFAKLSDVDINDLHNIAIEGDKGSLLVLSEETQNNGRESGQPNNSNMVSDFQSLFLDSDDGWLGDDLDIAFSD encoded by the exons ATGGGTAGAAACCCTAGGTGTACTAAAGATGGATTAAACAAAGGAGCATGGACTGCTCTTGAAGATAAAATCCTCATTGATCATGTCAAGACCCATGGTGAAGGAAAATGGAGTAACCTTGCCAAAGAAACAG GACTTAAGAGGTGTGGCAAGAGCTGTAGGCTTCGGTGGATGAATTATCTAAGACCTGACATAAAAAGAGGGAACATCTCACAAGATGAAGAGGAATTGATCATGAGACTACACAAGCTTTTAGGCAATAG ATGGTCTTTGATAGCAGGGAGACTTCCTGGACGTACTGATAATGAAATCAAGAATTATTGGAATTCCTATTTAGCCAAGAAGACACAAGATCAGATTCCATCACCAAAGTCTAGAACAGATCAGAAAAAGCCAACCACTATAGTTCACCATGAGTCTGATGCATTATTAGAAGGCAAAGGGGTCCTTGTTTCTGCACGACAACATGTGGATGATGACCAAATTCATGAGACGAAAGTACCAATATTTTTGACACCAACCGTGGAGACCAACATGGTTAAGAACAAGTCCTCGATATCAGAATCGAGTGCTGGGTCACCATCAACTTCAAAGGAAGAGAACGTGTCTGACTTCATTTTGGACTTAAGTCCTGACGACTTTTGCAAAATGCTTGATTCTGATTTTGCAAAGCTCAGTGATGTTGATATAAACGACCTGCATAATATTGCAATTGAAGGTGACAAAGGTTCTCTTCTAGTACTGTCCGAGGAGACACAAAATAATGGGAGGGAAAGTGGTCAACCTAATAATTCTAATATGGTTTCAGATTTCCAATCATTGTTTCTTGACTCAGATGATGGATGGTTAGGAGATGATTTAGACATTGCATTTTCAGACTAA